The Ischnura elegans chromosome 9, ioIscEleg1.1, whole genome shotgun sequence genome includes the window cctcgaaccttctagaattcctgaaaagatataggaaaaaataccggccggcgccaggactcgaacgcgcgccgtccgattagtaggcggacacttatccactggtccaactctacattgtggcggacgatgcgccacacTACTCCCCCCCTTGGAGGAGAGACAGAGTGTTGGCAACAAAACGTTCTGGAGGACGGACGGCGCGGCCGGAGCGAGTGATGGTATCTGGTGACGGAGTAGGCGGAGGGTCCTCCTCAAGAAGATGGGCTGGTTTGAGACGGTCGATTGATATAGTGGCTGGTTTGCCATTGATGTACAGGGTATACGTCTTCTCACCGCGGCTGAGGACAGGATATGGTCCCGCGTAAGGTGGTTGCAGGGCTGGCCGCAAAGCGTCTTGGCGGACAAAGACCTGGGAGGATGTGGCCAAGTCCTTGTGGATGAAGACACGCTGCGATGAGATGTGGCGTGACGCAGGGGTCGGACGCAGCTGGCTCATGTGGTTACGCAGCTGAGAAACAAGATCCTGGGAGTCCAGATGCTGGGCAGAGTCGACAAAGAAGTCCCCGGGAAGACGCAGTTGCTCCCCGAAGAGGAGTTCGGCAGGTGTTGTCTGCAGGTCGGCTCTCCAAGTTGTGCGGAGGCCGAGAAGAACTGTGGGTAGTGCGTCCATCCATGAGTTGGAAGAAGAGCACATGAGGGCCGCCTTAAGAACGCGATGTAGTCGTTCGACGAGTCCGTTTGCCTGGGGATGGTAGCTCGTGGTGTGATGTAGCGTTGTTCCCAGAGTGGTGCAAAGTCTCTGGAAAAGATATGACACAAACTGTCGTCCACGGTCGCAGGTGATGTGTTGAGGACAGCCGTAGTGAGCAACCCATCCAAGGAGAAAGGCGCGGGAGACGCTGTCTGCGGTGATGTCTGCAAGGGGTTCGCGACTGGCCAGCGGGAGAATCGGTCGATAATTGTGAGGAGGTACCGGTAGCCGGAGCAAGACGGGAGAGGTCCCACGATGTCCATATGTATGTGTTCGAAACGCCTGGTTGGCGGAACGAAGTCTCCAAGTGGCGTTGTGATGTGACGAGACACCTTGCAACGTTGGCAGGAGAGGCAGCTGCGAGCCCATGCGCGACAGTCCTTTCGCATGGATGGCCAAACATATCGACGGGAGACGAGTTTAATGGTGGAGTTTGCACCAGGATGACTAAGGGAGTGGATGTTGTCAAAGATTTGCCGGCGATATGAGGGAGTAACTTAGGGGCGTGGGGTTGGCATGGAGGTGTCGCACCATAGTGAAATGTTCGTTCCGGGTACAGGCCTACGGTGAAGTTGAAGAGCCGTACCGCTGTGGCGTAGTCTTTGGAGCTCTTCGTCTTCATCTTGGGAGCGAGAGAGAGCGGCGAAGTCAATCGGAGACGGTGTGGATATGGATTCTACCCTGGAGAGACAGTCCGCGACGACGTTGTCAAGTCCGGAGATGTGTCTCACGTCCGTGGTGAATTGTGAGATGAATTCCAGGTGATTAAATTGTCGTGGTGAGCAGGTGTCGCTACTCTTCTTGCTGGGGCCAAAGGCATAAGAGAGTGGTTTGTGATCGGTGAAGATGGCGAAATCGCGGGCTTCAACCATCGGCCGAAAGTGCCTCACTGCTTGGTAGGCGGCGTAGAGTTCGCGGTCGTAAGTGCTCCACTTCTGCTGGGAAGGTGTCAGCTTGCGAGAGAAGAAACCGAGTGGCTGCCAAGAGTTCCCAAAATTTTGCTGTAGGACAGCGCCGATTGCGGTTCGGCTAGCATCGACGACAAGAGCCAGAGGTGCTGAGTCGATTGGATGCGACAGGGTTGCCGCCTTGGCTAGTCCGCCTTTAGAGGCATCGAAACTCTGCTGAAGTTCTGGTGTCCAGAAAATTGGAGTGGAGCTCCTGATATCAGGACCTTGAAGTAGAGCATTGAGAGGGGCCTGTGTGGATGCGGCGTGTGGTATGTGCTGTCGATAAAAATTCAGCATACCGAGGAATCTCCGAAGGTCCTTTATGGTCTTCGGTGGAGGGAAGTTGTTGATAGCAGCTACCTTGTCAGGTAACGGCGAGCATCCGTCAGCGCTCACGTGAAAGCCCAGAAATGTGACCTTGGAAGATCCTAGGACACACTTAGCTGAGTTGACGATGACA containing:
- the LOC124164964 gene encoding uncharacterized protein LOC124164964, with the translated sequence MGSQLPLLPTLQGVSSHHNATWRLRSANQAFRTHTYGHRGTSPVLLRLPVPPHNYRPILPLASREPLADITADSVSRAFLLGWVAHYGCPQHITCDRGRQFVSYLFQRLCTTLGTTLHHTTSYHPQANGLVERLHRVLKAALMCSSSNSWMDALPTVLLGLRTTWRADLQTTPAELLFGEQLRLPGDFFVDSAQHLDSQDLVSQLRNHMSQLRPTPASRHISSQRVFIHKDLATSSQVFVRQDALRPALQPPYAGPYPVLSRGEKTYTLYINGKPATISIDRLKPAHLLEEDPPPTPSPDTITRSGRAVRPPERFVANTLSLLQGGE